The genomic interval GCAGGAACTGCGCGACCCGTCCTGCTACCCGCGCCTCGTCGCCGAGCTGCTCCGGCGCGGCTGGGACGAGTCCGACGTCGCCCTCCTGACCTGGGGCAACGTCCAACGCGTCCTCCGCGCGGCGGCCTTCGCCGCGCACACCGCCCAGCAGCGCCGCAAGCCGTCGACGGCGACGATCACCGCCCTCGACGGCTGAGCGGCGCCGGCCCGGACCGAGCCCGGCTTCTCGGCGCCCCCGCGGGCCCGTGCCCTACGGCTGTTCGATGCGGCACAGGCAGAAGGGATGGCCCGCCGGGTCGGCGTAGACGCGGAAGTCCTTGGACGTGTCGTCCTCGCGGTCCAGGACGCGCGCCCCGAGGGCCAGCACCTTCTCCTCGGCCGCGTCGACCTCCTCCCAGGTGCCGCCCGCGTCGAAGTCGAGGTGGAACTGCTGGGAGTCGTGGTCGGCGCTCGGCCAGGCCGGCGGGGTGAACCCGGGGGCCCGCTGGAAGGCGAGCCGCGGGCCCGAGGGGATGTGGAGGACCACCCAGTCCTCGTCCTCCGCCACGGGCGTGCCGCCGGCGACGGCCGCGTAGAAGACGGCCAGTTCACCCGGGTCGGGGCAGTCCAGGACGACATTGCGCAGTCGTGCCACGGGGGCCATGTATCCCTCCTGGTCTCAGCAGGCGCACAGGCAGAACGGGTGCCCGGCCGGGTCCGCGTAAACCCGGAAGCCGCGCGAACGGTCCTCCGTGTCCAGCGGCTCCGCGCCCAGCGCCAGGACCTCCTTCTCGGCCGCGTCCAGGTCCTCGACGGTCAGGTCGAGGTGGAACTGCTGGGAGCGGTCCGCGGCCGGCCACCGCGGCGGCACGTGTCCCTCGGCCCGCTGGAAGGACAGCGTCGGCCCGCCGGGCACCTCCACGTCCACCCAGTCGCCCTCCCCGTCCACCGTGCCGCCCACGATGCCGGCGTAGAAACCGGCCAGCGCGCGCGGGTCCGGACAGTCCAGGACGACGGCGCCCACCTTCGCTACGGACATGACTGCCTCCTCGAGTTACCGCCTGAAGCGGTCTACGGGTAACCGTTACCGCATGCTCCCTCATGACCGGTAACGTCGCAAGGGGATCGAGGGAGGTACCGTCGCGTCATGAGCGAGAGAGCGGCCCCGCCCGGGCGGCTGACCCTGATCCAGGCCCTGGTCAACACGGTGGACCTCGCCACCGGGGACGACGCGCTGGACACCCCCGGGGGCCGCGCGTCCTTCGGGCTCACCGAGGACGCCGTCGACGACGCCCGCGTCCTGCGCGAGTCGCTGCGGGCCACCCTGCTCGCGCACGCCGGCCACCCCGCCCACCGCCCGGTCGTCCCGCTCGGCGACCTGCTCGCCCGCGCGCCCCTGGTGATCACGGTCGACCCCGCCGACGGCTCGGCCGCCCTCGCGCCGGCCGACGAGGGGCCGCTGCTCGGCCGGGTCGCCGCCGCCGTCGCCGAGGCGCTCACGGCCGGCACCTGGCAGCGCCTCAAGGCATGCGAGTCCCCCGACTGCCACTGGGCCTACTACGACCGCAGCCCCGGCGGACGCGGCCGCTGGTGCTCCATGCAGGTGTGCGGGGCCCGCGCGAAGATGCGCCGGTACCGGGCGAAGCAGGGGTAGTCCCGCCACGCCCGCGCCTGTTGGGGCAGAATGCGACACGACGCCGGTTCGGCCGACTGAGCCTCGGCCGAACCGGCGTCGCCTGTGTCCGTCGGATCCCGGGCGGGTGCGTCAGGCCCCGGGACGTCCCATCGCCCGGAAGCGCCAGCCGGCCCGCCGCCACACCTCCGCGTCGAGCGCGTTGCGCCCGTCCAGCACCACCCGCTCGGCCGCCGCCTCGCCCAGCTCCGCCGGGTCCAGCTCGCGGAACTCCCGCCACTCCGTCAGGTGCAGCACGACATGGGCGCCGCGCACCGCCTCCAGCGCCGAGCCGGCGTACCCGAGCGTCGGGAACAGACGGCGGGCGTTGTCCATGCCCTTCGGGTCGTAGACCGTCACCTGGCCGCCCTGGAGGTGGATCTGCCCCGCCACGTTCAGCGCCGGCGAGTCACGGACGTCGTCCGAGTCCGGCTTGAAGGTCGCGCCCAGCACCGCCACCCGCTTGCCGAGGAACGGCCCGCCCCCCAGCTCCTGCCGGGTCAGCTCCACCATCCGGCCGCGCTGGCGCATGTTGATCGAGTCGATCTCGCGCAGGAACGTCAGCGCCTGGTCCGCGCCCAGCTCACCGGCGCGCGCCATGAACGCCCGGATGTCCTTCGGCAGACACCCGCCGCCGAAGCCGATGCCGGCCCGCAGGAACTTCCGGCCGATCCGGTCGTCGTACCCGATCGCCTCCGCCAGCTTGGCGACGTCCCCGCCGGTGGCCTCGCACAGCTCCGCCATCGCGTTGATGAACGAGATCTTGGTGGCCAGGAAGGAGTTCGCGGACGTCTTCACCAGCTCCGCCGTCGGGAAGTCCGTCACCACGAACGGCGTGCCCTCCTCGACCGGCGTGGCGTACACCTCGCGCAGCAGCTTCTCCGACCGCTCGCTGCGCACGCCCACCACGATCCGGTCCGGGTGCAGCGTGTCCTGCACCGCGAAGCCCTCGCGCAGGAACTCCGGGTTCCAGGCCAGCTCCGCGTCCGCCCCGGCCGGCGCGTGCTCGGCGAGGTAGGCGGCCAGCCGGTCGGCCGACCCGACGGGCACCGTCGACTTGCCCACGACCAGCGCGGGACCCTTCAGGTGCGGGGCGAGCGAGGCGATCGCCGCGTCGACGTACGACATGTCGCAGGCGTACTCGCCGTGCCGCTGCGGGGTGTTCACGCAGACGAAGTGGACGTCGCCGAACTCGCCCAGCTCGGCCCAGTCCATGGTGAACCGCAGCCGGCCGGTCGAGCCCTCGATCCCGGCCACGTGCCGGCGCAGCAGCTCCTCGAGCCCCGGCTCGTACATCGGGACCTCGCCCCGGCGCAGCTTGTCGATCTTCTCCGGGACCACGTCGAGGCCCAGCACCTCGAAGCCCAGCTCCGCCATGGCCGCCGCGTGGGTCGCGCCGAGATAACCGGTGCCGATCACGGTGATCTTGAGGGCCATGGGGTGCTCCAGGGGTCTGCGGCAGGCACGTGCGCGCCCGAGCATATCCGGGGCGTCCGCGTCCGCCCTGACCGGCGGCCGCCCGGCTGTCGCCCAGCTCACCTATCCACGGCCCCGGGGGAGGGCTAACATTTGAGTTACTTAACGGTAGTTAGCGTGATCAGCATCGCAGCGTTTTGGAGCGTGAGAGACCTTGGCCGGATCGGCTGACTTCGACCTGTACCGCCCGTCCGAGGAGCACGACATGCTCCGCGACGCCGTCCGCTCGCTGGCCGAGGCGAAGATCGCGCCGCACGCCGCCGCGGTGGACGAGGAGGCCCGCTTCCCCCGCGAGGCCCTCGACGCGCTCGTCGCCAACGACCTGCACGCCGTCCACGTCCCCGAGGAGTACGGCGGCGCCGGCGCGGACGCCCTCGCCACGGTCATCGTGATCGAGGAGGTGGCCCGTGTCTGCGCGTCCTCCTCTCTCATCCCCGCCGTGAACAAGCTGGGCTCGCTGCCGGTCATCCTCTCCGGCTCCGAGGCGCTGAAGAAGAAGTACATGGCCCCGCTCGCCAAGGGCGAGGCGATGTTCTCGTACTGCCTGTCCGAGCCGGACGCCGGTTCCGACGCCGCCGGCATGAAGACCCGCGCCGTCCGCGACGGCGACTTCTGGGTGCTCAACGGCGTGAAGCGCTGGATCACCAACGCCGGCGAGTCCGAGTTCTACACGGTGATGGCCGTCACCGACCCGGAGAAGCGCTCCAAGGGCATCTCCGCCTTCGTCGTGGAGAAGTCCGACGAGGGCGTCTCCTTCGGCGCTCCGGAGAAGAAGCTCGGCATCAAGGGCTCGCCCACCCGCGAGGTCTACCTGGACAACGTCCGCATCCCCGCCGACCGCATGATCGGCGAGGAGGGCACCGGCTTCGCCACCGCGATGCGGACCCTGGACCACACCCGCATCACCATCGCCGCCCAGGCCCTCGGCATCGCCCAGGGCGCCCTCGACTACGCCAAGGGCTACGTCAAGGAGCGCAAGCAGTTCGGCAAGCCGATCGCCGACTTCCAGGGCGTGCAGTTCATGCTCGCCGACATGGCCATGAAGATCGAGGCCGCCCGCCAGCTCACCTACGCCGCCGCGGCCAAGTCCGAGCGGGGCGACAGCGACCTGACCTTCCAGGGCGCCGCCGCCAAGTGCTTCGCCTCCGACGTGGCCATGGAGGTCACCACGGACGCCGTCCAGCTCCTCGGCGGCTACGGCTACACCCGCGACTACCCGGTCGAGC from Streptomyces sp. DH-12 carries:
- a CDS encoding VOC family protein — protein: MAPVARLRNVVLDCPDPGELAVFYAAVAGGTPVAEDEDWVVLHIPSGPRLAFQRAPGFTPPAWPSADHDSQQFHLDFDAGGTWEEVDAAEEKVLALGARVLDREDDTSKDFRVYADPAGHPFCLCRIEQP
- a CDS encoding VOC family protein, with protein sequence MSVAKVGAVVLDCPDPRALAGFYAGIVGGTVDGEGDWVDVEVPGGPTLSFQRAEGHVPPRWPAADRSQQFHLDLTVEDLDAAEKEVLALGAEPLDTEDRSRGFRVYADPAGHPFCLCAC
- a CDS encoding CGNR zinc finger domain-containing protein, whose translation is MSERAAPPGRLTLIQALVNTVDLATGDDALDTPGGRASFGLTEDAVDDARVLRESLRATLLAHAGHPAHRPVVPLGDLLARAPLVITVDPADGSAALAPADEGPLLGRVAAAVAEALTAGTWQRLKACESPDCHWAYYDRSPGGRGRWCSMQVCGARAKMRRYRAKQG
- a CDS encoding UDP-glucose/GDP-mannose dehydrogenase family protein → MALKITVIGTGYLGATHAAAMAELGFEVLGLDVVPEKIDKLRRGEVPMYEPGLEELLRRHVAGIEGSTGRLRFTMDWAELGEFGDVHFVCVNTPQRHGEYACDMSYVDAAIASLAPHLKGPALVVGKSTVPVGSADRLAAYLAEHAPAGADAELAWNPEFLREGFAVQDTLHPDRIVVGVRSERSEKLLREVYATPVEEGTPFVVTDFPTAELVKTSANSFLATKISFINAMAELCEATGGDVAKLAEAIGYDDRIGRKFLRAGIGFGGGCLPKDIRAFMARAGELGADQALTFLREIDSINMRQRGRMVELTRQELGGGPFLGKRVAVLGATFKPDSDDVRDSPALNVAGQIHLQGGQVTVYDPKGMDNARRLFPTLGYAGSALEAVRGAHVVLHLTEWREFRELDPAELGEAAAERVVLDGRNALDAEVWRRAGWRFRAMGRPGA
- a CDS encoding acyl-CoA dehydrogenase, whose amino-acid sequence is MAGSADFDLYRPSEEHDMLRDAVRSLAEAKIAPHAAAVDEEARFPREALDALVANDLHAVHVPEEYGGAGADALATVIVIEEVARVCASSSLIPAVNKLGSLPVILSGSEALKKKYMAPLAKGEAMFSYCLSEPDAGSDAAGMKTRAVRDGDFWVLNGVKRWITNAGESEFYTVMAVTDPEKRSKGISAFVVEKSDEGVSFGAPEKKLGIKGSPTREVYLDNVRIPADRMIGEEGTGFATAMRTLDHTRITIAAQALGIAQGALDYAKGYVKERKQFGKPIADFQGVQFMLADMAMKIEAARQLTYAAAAKSERGDSDLTFQGAAAKCFASDVAMEVTTDAVQLLGGYGYTRDYPVERMMRDAKITQIYEGTNQVQRIVMARNLP